A genomic segment from Brevundimonas sp. SORGH_AS_0993 encodes:
- a CDS encoding TonB-dependent receptor domain-containing protein, producing the protein MTISTRARLMSGAAFVLTLNVAGVAQAKGPADDQPRAPSSPAAELEEVVVTASGFEQRINQAPASISVLPRAEIEETRAVSIAEILNTVEGVDTGAAVGKSGGQTINIRGMGSDYTLILIDGRRQNTAGSVTPNGFGETATSFLPPVSAIERVEVVRGPVSTLYGSDAMGGVVNIITRKIGDRWAGGATAHYTVQGDDEFGPIRGGDLYLAGPLVKDRVGLSLRASRSEREQSRLTFQDASGAEAPVTGFGRSATANRIWSAGARLAFDLHPDHDLWIDADVARQWYDNAKGQMGTATTAGGYDKFLEFNRDQIAIAHNWRLPFGVLESNYSIGRTETVGRIIPHGVAGAGGPRTLESENRIVDAKLFSQWGAHTFTVGGQHWEAEMTDGVVSGAFRHTQWAVFAEDEWRFTDALALTVGARHDDHSTFGAHFSPRAYLVWNPSEVWTVKGGISQGFKTPRLEQLAPGINGFGAQGRLPLLGSPGLQPETSTSTEFAVLYDDRDRLRASATLFHNQFDDKIASGVPIANCLFGLTTSQYAAGGYSTSGCYDVGFYTPYIATVATFGQSVNIDEAVTQGIEATARYRFAESWTVQGNYTFTDSEQKSGAAVGMPLTDTPRHMVNGQVRWTATDRMNLWLRGDYRSERYRGAGAAQDALGDYGAYSLFHLGGAYRVDDHLTVHAAVYNLLDKDFVSLLPYGAPVAYAPEYANNQEPRRLWVSVSAAF; encoded by the coding sequence ATGACCATCTCGACCCGCGCGCGGCTGATGTCGGGCGCCGCCTTCGTCCTTACCCTGAACGTCGCCGGCGTCGCCCAGGCCAAAGGTCCAGCCGACGATCAGCCGCGCGCGCCGTCGTCGCCTGCGGCGGAACTGGAGGAGGTGGTGGTCACGGCGTCCGGGTTCGAGCAAAGGATCAACCAGGCGCCGGCTTCGATCAGCGTCCTGCCCCGCGCCGAGATCGAGGAGACGCGCGCCGTCTCCATCGCCGAGATCCTGAACACCGTCGAAGGCGTCGACACCGGCGCCGCCGTCGGCAAGTCGGGCGGCCAGACCATCAACATCCGGGGCATGGGCTCGGACTACACCCTGATCCTGATCGACGGCCGGCGCCAGAACACGGCCGGCAGCGTCACGCCCAACGGCTTCGGCGAGACCGCGACCAGCTTCCTGCCTCCCGTTTCGGCCATCGAACGGGTCGAGGTGGTGCGCGGGCCCGTGTCCACCCTCTACGGCTCGGACGCCATGGGCGGAGTGGTCAACATCATCACCCGCAAGATCGGCGACCGCTGGGCCGGCGGTGCGACCGCGCACTATACCGTCCAGGGCGACGACGAGTTCGGCCCGATCCGGGGCGGCGACCTCTATCTGGCCGGCCCCTTGGTCAAGGATCGCGTCGGACTGTCGCTGCGCGCCTCCCGTTCGGAACGCGAACAGTCGCGCCTGACCTTCCAGGACGCCTCCGGCGCCGAGGCGCCCGTGACCGGCTTCGGCCGCAGCGCCACCGCCAACCGGATCTGGTCCGCGGGCGCCCGCCTGGCCTTCGACCTGCACCCGGATCACGACCTCTGGATCGACGCCGACGTAGCGCGCCAGTGGTACGACAACGCCAAGGGCCAGATGGGCACGGCGACCACCGCCGGCGGCTATGACAAGTTCCTGGAGTTCAACCGCGACCAGATCGCGATCGCCCACAACTGGCGCCTGCCCTTCGGTGTCCTGGAATCCAACTACTCCATCGGCCGCACCGAGACGGTGGGCCGCATCATCCCCCACGGCGTCGCCGGCGCGGGCGGCCCCCGCACCCTGGAGAGCGAGAACCGCATCGTGGACGCCAAGCTGTTCTCGCAGTGGGGCGCGCACACCTTCACCGTCGGCGGCCAGCACTGGGAGGCCGAAATGACCGACGGGGTGGTCTCCGGCGCGTTCCGCCACACCCAATGGGCCGTCTTCGCCGAGGACGAGTGGCGATTCACCGACGCCCTGGCCCTGACGGTCGGCGCCCGCCACGACGACCATTCGACCTTCGGCGCCCACTTCAGCCCCCGCGCCTATCTGGTCTGGAACCCGTCCGAGGTCTGGACGGTCAAGGGGGGGATCAGCCAGGGCTTCAAGACGCCCCGGCTGGAACAGCTGGCGCCGGGCATCAACGGCTTCGGCGCCCAGGGCCGCCTGCCGCTGCTGGGCAGCCCCGGCCTTCAACCCGAGACCTCTACCTCGACCGAGTTCGCCGTCCTGTATGACGACCGCGACCGCCTGCGGGCCAGCGCGACCCTGTTCCACAACCAGTTCGACGACAAGATCGCCAGCGGCGTGCCCATCGCCAACTGCCTGTTCGGCCTGACCACTTCCCAGTACGCGGCGGGCGGATACAGCACCTCCGGCTGTTACGACGTGGGCTTCTACACCCCCTATATCGCCACGGTCGCCACCTTCGGCCAGTCGGTGAACATCGACGAGGCGGTGACGCAAGGAATCGAGGCCACCGCCCGCTATCGCTTCGCCGAAAGCTGGACGGTGCAGGGCAACTACACCTTCACCGACAGCGAGCAGAAGTCGGGCGCGGCGGTCGGAATGCCCCTGACCGACACGCCGCGCCACATGGTCAACGGACAGGTGCGCTGGACGGCGACGGACCGGATGAATCTGTGGCTGCGCGGCGATTATCGGTCCGAACGCTATCGGGGCGCGGGTGCGGCCCAGGACGCCCTGGGCGATTACGGCGCCTACAGCCTGTTCCACCTGGGGGGCGCCTATCGGGTGGACGATCACCTGACCGTCCATGCGGCGGTCTATAACCTGTTGGACAAGGACTTCGTCAGCCTGCTGCCTTATGGCGCGCCGGTCGCCTATGCGCCGGAGTACGCCAACAACCAGGAACCGCGCCGCCTTTGGGTCTCCGTCAGCGCGGCCTTCTAG
- a CDS encoding cob(I)yrinic acid a,c-diamide adenosyltransferase: MVTLNKIYTRTGDQGQTRLASGAPVSKTDRRVEAYGAVDELNAVIGVARLNSGQNDRIDAMLGRIQNELFDLGADLATPLDPPPAWEALRILDSQVERLEREIDWMNESLKPLDSFILPGGSSLSAHLHVARTVCRRAERETVRLMEAGAEVNPAAVKYLNRLSDHLFVAGRRANANGADDVKWKPGGTR, encoded by the coding sequence ATGGTGACGCTGAACAAAATCTATACCCGCACGGGCGACCAGGGCCAGACCCGCCTGGCCTCTGGCGCGCCCGTGTCCAAGACGGATCGTCGGGTCGAGGCCTATGGCGCCGTGGACGAGTTGAACGCGGTCATCGGCGTGGCCCGGCTGAACAGCGGCCAGAACGACCGGATCGACGCCATGCTAGGCCGCATCCAGAACGAACTGTTCGATCTGGGCGCCGACCTGGCCACCCCGCTGGACCCGCCGCCCGCCTGGGAGGCCCTGCGCATCCTGGACAGCCAGGTCGAGCGGCTGGAACGCGAGATCGACTGGATGAACGAAAGCCTGAAACCGCTGGACAGCTTCATCCTGCCGGGCGGTTCGTCCTTGTCGGCCCATCTGCACGTCGCCCGAACCGTCTGTCGCCGCGCCGAGCGCGAGACGGTTCGGCTGATGGAGGCGGGCGCAGAGGTCAATCCGGCGGCGGTGAAATATCTGAACCGCCTGTCCGACCACCTGTTCGTGGCCGGTCGTCGCGCCAACGCCAACGGCGCCGACGACGTCAAATGGAAGCCGGGCGGGACTCGATAA
- a CDS encoding 4a-hydroxytetrahydrobiopterin dehydratase yields the protein MTHARLDPAEILNSLPHWRLAEDVRPALTRTLRFADFNAAFGFMTRVAMAADKMDHHPEWSNVYDRVEVLLTTHDAGGVTERDVALARFIDQTAAEMGVRA from the coding sequence ATGACCCACGCCCGCCTTGACCCTGCGGAAATCCTGAATTCGCTTCCGCACTGGCGGTTGGCCGAAGACGTCCGGCCGGCCCTGACCCGCACCCTGCGCTTCGCCGATTTCAACGCCGCATTCGGCTTCATGACGCGCGTGGCCATGGCTGCGGACAAGATGGATCACCACCCCGAATGGTCGAACGTCTATGACCGGGTCGAGGTGCTGCTGACCACGCACGATGCCGGCGGCGTGACCGAAAGAGACGTGGCCCTGGCCCGCTTCATTGATCAAACCGCCGCCGAAATGGGGGTCCGTGCATGA
- a CDS encoding electron transfer flavoprotein subunit alpha/FixB family protein, with the protein MAVLVIADHDGSAVRDTTHKTVTAALALSSDVDVLVVGQNAKSAADSAAKIAGVRKVLLAESAGLGHALAEAVEATVLPLAAGYDAILTPASTDGKNFAPRIAAKLDVAPISDIVEVLSSDSFVRPIYAGNALETIQSSDAKKVITVRPTAFAAAPEGGSAPVEVVAGAEAPKTAFVSEEMVKSDRPELGAAKIIVSGGRALGSADEFHAIMEPLADKLGAAIGASRAAVDAGYAPNDYQVGQTGKVVAPQLYIAVGISGAIQHLAGMKDSKTIVAINKDPDAPIFQVADYGLVADYKTAVPELMAALG; encoded by the coding sequence ATGGCCGTCCTCGTCATCGCCGATCACGACGGCTCCGCCGTCCGCGACACCACCCACAAGACCGTGACCGCCGCCCTGGCCCTGTCGTCCGACGTGGACGTTCTGGTCGTGGGTCAGAACGCCAAGTCCGCCGCCGACAGCGCCGCCAAAATCGCCGGTGTCCGCAAGGTGCTGCTGGCCGAGAGCGCCGGTCTGGGTCACGCCCTGGCCGAGGCGGTCGAGGCGACGGTCCTTCCGCTGGCCGCCGGCTACGACGCGATCCTGACCCCGGCCTCGACCGACGGCAAGAACTTCGCTCCGCGCATCGCCGCCAAGCTGGACGTCGCCCCGATTTCCGACATCGTCGAGGTTCTTTCGTCGGACAGTTTCGTGCGCCCGATCTATGCCGGCAATGCGCTGGAGACGATCCAGTCGTCCGACGCCAAGAAGGTGATCACCGTGCGTCCGACCGCCTTCGCAGCCGCCCCCGAGGGCGGCTCGGCCCCTGTGGAAGTCGTCGCCGGCGCGGAGGCGCCCAAGACCGCCTTCGTGTCGGAGGAAATGGTCAAGTCGGATCGTCCGGAACTGGGCGCAGCCAAGATCATCGTCTCGGGCGGCCGCGCCCTGGGCTCGGCCGACGAATTCCACGCGATCATGGAGCCGTTGGCCGACAAGCTGGGCGCCGCCATCGGCGCCAGCCGCGCGGCCGTCGACGCGGGTTACGCGCCGAACGACTATCAGGTCGGCCAGACCGGCAAGGTGGTCGCGCCCCAGCTCTATATCGCCGTGGGCATCTCGGGCGCGATCCAGCACCTGGCGGGGATGAAGGACTCCAAGACCATCGTCGCCATCAACAAGGACCCGGACGCCCCGATCTTCCAGGTCGCCGACTATGGCCTGGTCGCGGACTACAAGACCGCTGTGCCCGAGCTGATGGCCGCTCTGGGCTGA
- a CDS encoding twin transmembrane helix small protein, which yields MQLIDILIALAILAVTVTLGLGLYSLFRGGDYARTHSNRLMRLRVALQAAAVLLLVGGMVWKATSGG from the coding sequence ATGCAGTTGATCGACATCCTGATCGCCCTCGCCATCCTGGCCGTGACGGTCACTCTGGGCCTGGGGCTTTATTCGCTATTTCGCGGCGGGGACTATGCGCGGACCCATTCCAATCGGTTGATGCGGTTGCGCGTCGCCCTGCAGGCGGCGGCGGTGCTTCTGCTGGTCGGCGGCATGGTCTGGAAGGCGACCAGCGGGGGCTGA
- a CDS encoding class I SAM-dependent methyltransferase: protein MTDASPHGPHSQGDRSSFGFRDVDAREKVRMVRGVFDSVASNYDVMNDLMSVGVHRIWKDIAAAKLNPRPGETILDVAGGTGDMARRYSKMARAAQARRGGEDASVIVLDYNAEMILAGVHKGGEPEMSWSVGDAMNLPLPDASVDAYSISFGIRNVAHIDKALAEARRVLKPGGRFLCLEFSRPTTGPIRKVYDAWSFHAIPRIGGWVAKDRDSYQYLVESIRRFPDQSAFKALIEDAGFKRVSVTNLSGGIAAIHHGWAI, encoded by the coding sequence ATGACCGACGCCTCCCCGCACGGCCCGCATTCCCAGGGCGACCGATCCTCCTTCGGATTCCGCGACGTGGATGCGCGCGAGAAGGTGAGGATGGTGCGCGGCGTGTTCGATTCCGTGGCCTCCAATTACGACGTGATGAACGACCTGATGAGCGTGGGCGTCCACCGCATCTGGAAGGACATCGCCGCCGCCAAGCTGAACCCCCGTCCGGGCGAGACGATCCTGGACGTGGCGGGCGGCACCGGCGACATGGCGCGTCGCTATTCCAAGATGGCGCGCGCGGCGCAAGCGAGGCGCGGGGGCGAGGACGCCTCGGTCATCGTGCTGGACTACAACGCCGAAATGATCCTAGCGGGGGTCCACAAGGGCGGCGAGCCGGAAATGAGCTGGTCGGTCGGGGACGCGATGAATCTGCCGCTTCCCGACGCTTCGGTCGACGCCTATTCGATCAGTTTCGGCATCCGCAACGTGGCCCATATCGACAAGGCCCTGGCCGAGGCGCGGCGTGTGCTCAAGCCCGGCGGCCGGTTCCTGTGCCTGGAGTTTTCGCGGCCTACGACCGGCCCGATCCGCAAGGTCTATGACGCCTGGTCCTTCCACGCCATTCCGCGCATCGGCGGCTGGGTGGCCAAGGATCGCGACAGCTATCAGTATCTGGTCGAGAGCATCCGACGCTTTCCAGACCAGTCGGCGTTCAAGGCCCTGATCGAGGACGCCGGCTTCAAGCGGGTGTCCGTGACCAATCTGTCGGGCGGGATCGCCGCCATCCACCACGGGTGGGCGATCTGA
- a CDS encoding PadR family transcriptional regulator, with protein MRSHKSFRGHGCGEKHERRSFGGLGFTGFGFGRGMRGGGFGPGWSDRPEGRGHGRRGGGRLFDHGTLRWVLLSLIADKTSHGYELIKAVETRLGGAYSPSPGVIYPSLTLLEEMGALVSETQGGKKLYSITEAGRALLAENVEVLRAAEATMGKFAARAVRPAAIQDAIGRLRQAVHTRVTGETALTDAQVEAIAAAIAAAAETVEKA; from the coding sequence ATGCGATCCCACAAGAGCTTCCGCGGCCACGGCTGCGGCGAAAAACATGAACGGCGCAGCTTCGGGGGGCTGGGCTTCACGGGTTTCGGCTTCGGCCGGGGCATGCGGGGCGGCGGCTTCGGCCCCGGCTGGAGCGATCGTCCCGAGGGGCGCGGCCACGGACGACGCGGCGGCGGCCGTCTGTTCGACCACGGCACGCTGCGCTGGGTGCTGCTGTCGCTGATCGCGGACAAGACCAGCCATGGCTATGAGCTGATCAAGGCGGTGGAGACGCGCCTGGGCGGCGCCTATTCGCCCAGCCCCGGCGTCATCTATCCCAGCCTGACCCTGCTGGAAGAGATGGGCGCTCTGGTGTCGGAGACTCAAGGCGGCAAGAAGCTGTATTCCATCACCGAGGCGGGCCGCGCCCTGTTGGCCGAGAACGTCGAGGTGCTGCGCGCGGCCGAGGCGACCATGGGCAAGTTCGCCGCCCGCGCCGTGCGCCCGGCCGCCATTCAGGACGCCATCGGCCGGCTGCGCCAGGCCGTCCACACCCGCGTGACCGGCGAAACCGCCCTGACGGACGCCCAGGTGGAGGCCATCGCCGCCGCGATCGCGGCCGCGGCCGAGACGGTGGAAAAGGCATGA
- a CDS encoding dienelactone hydrolase family protein — protein MDDLKRRWARLAPHVTVVGPNDDKPRPAVLLFHGCGGPRAHLPRYAEAAKAAGWRAFVVDSYGPRGWGRAFTLTTVCTGLTFRGYERAGDVLAAIQAVSARSDVDPRRLALAGWSHGGWSIMEMMSGERRPGDMGVMDPDSADLSGVKAVWLAYPYIGPFAFNRMKPWRHCPRVLAVTCRQDHLTTVRNAEQVNAMIRHCGADVESWIAGGTHAFDEPTNNGPMRHDPALTQEALRRFQAFLNDVAPAF, from the coding sequence ATGGACGATCTGAAACGCCGCTGGGCGCGGCTGGCGCCCCATGTCACCGTCGTCGGCCCGAACGACGACAAGCCTCGACCGGCCGTGCTGCTGTTTCACGGCTGCGGAGGTCCGCGCGCCCACCTGCCCCGCTATGCCGAGGCGGCGAAGGCGGCGGGCTGGCGGGCCTTCGTCGTCGATTCCTACGGTCCGCGCGGCTGGGGTCGGGCCTTCACCCTGACGACGGTCTGCACCGGCTTGACGTTTCGGGGCTATGAGAGGGCGGGCGACGTCCTGGCGGCCATTCAGGCCGTGTCGGCGCGATCGGACGTGGATCCCCGACGCCTGGCCCTGGCCGGCTGGAGCCACGGCGGCTGGTCGATCATGGAGATGATGAGCGGCGAACGACGGCCCGGCGACATGGGGGTGATGGACCCGGACTCCGCCGACCTGTCCGGCGTCAAGGCGGTGTGGCTGGCCTATCCCTATATCGGGCCGTTCGCCTTCAACCGGATGAAGCCCTGGCGGCATTGCCCCCGCGTCCTGGCCGTGACCTGCAGGCAAGACCATCTGACCACGGTGCGGAACGCCGAACAGGTCAACGCCATGATCCGCCACTGCGGCGCCGATGTGGAAAGCTGGATCGCGGGGGGCACCCACGCCTTCGACGAGCCGACGAACAACGGGCCGATGCGCCACGACCCCGCCCTGACGCAGGAAGCGCTTCGCCGGTTCCAGGCCTTCCTGAACGATGTGGCGCCGGCGTTCTGA
- a CDS encoding DUF167 domain-containing protein has product MAQLPIKLQPGAAADRIDGWDVDPDGRRVLKVRVRARPVDGEANVALIKFLAKTLGTPKSSVALTRGGQSRLKMIVVEGLDEAALEARLSGVTRPD; this is encoded by the coding sequence ATGGCCCAACTGCCGATCAAGCTTCAGCCCGGCGCGGCCGCCGACCGCATCGACGGCTGGGACGTCGATCCCGATGGTCGGCGCGTGCTGAAGGTCCGCGTGCGCGCCCGCCCGGTGGATGGAGAGGCCAACGTCGCCCTGATCAAATTTCTGGCCAAGACCCTGGGGACGCCGAAATCGTCGGTGGCCCTGACGCGCGGCGGCCAATCGCGCCTGAAGATGATCGTGGTCGAAGGCCTGGACGAGGCCGCCTTGGAAGCGCGCCTGAGCGGCGTCACACGCCCGGATTAA
- a CDS encoding alpha-ketoglutarate-dependent dioxygenase AlkB, producing the protein MISEVKTALAGFRLWPGALGVGAQVELLDAVFARLETAPLYRPVTPGGRPLSVQMSNFGPLGWVSDRRGYRYQPTHPQTGASWPDIPQALLDLWAATVGGPAPDACLVNLYRDGARMGLHQDRDEADLSIPVLSVSLGDAGMFRIGPAEAGRTLTLRLESGDVCALTGPARLARHGIDRVLEGSSRLIPGGGRLNLTLRRAGLSPG; encoded by the coding sequence ATGATTTCAGAGGTCAAGACCGCCTTGGCGGGGTTTCGGCTGTGGCCGGGCGCGCTGGGCGTCGGCGCCCAGGTCGAACTGCTGGACGCCGTGTTCGCACGGCTGGAAACGGCGCCGTTGTATCGGCCGGTGACGCCGGGCGGCCGGCCGCTGTCGGTGCAGATGAGCAATTTCGGGCCGCTGGGCTGGGTCTCGGACCGGCGCGGCTATCGTTATCAGCCCACACATCCGCAGACCGGCGCGTCTTGGCCGGATATTCCCCAGGCGCTTCTTGACCTGTGGGCGGCGACGGTGGGCGGCCCGGCGCCGGACGCTTGTCTGGTCAATCTTTACCGCGACGGCGCCCGGATGGGTCTGCATCAGGACCGGGACGAGGCGGACCTGTCGATCCCGGTCCTGTCGGTGTCGCTGGGCGACGCGGGGATGTTTCGCATCGGTCCGGCCGAAGCCGGGCGCACCCTGACCTTGAGGCTGGAGAGCGGGGACGTCTGCGCCCTGACCGGCCCGGCGCGGCTGGCTCGGCACGGGATCGACCGGGTGCTGGAAGGGTCGTCGCGCCTGATCCCGGGCGGCGGGCGTCTGAATCTGACGCTGCGTCGCGCCGGCCTCAGTCCAGGCTGA
- a CDS encoding SDR family oxidoreductase, giving the protein MSAQHPGRVAGKKVLITGAAGGLGEAMAFMMAREGATLALSDVDGDRVVDLARRVNAQTPDAAFAYAHDVASEDDWVRVVADAARDLGGLSVLVNNAGVGGPLAFVEQDTVQNWQRQYEINLRSIMLGAKHALPHLRASAPASIVNISSIAGLAAAPGMGAYNATKAGVWMYTKTLALEAAKADWNVRCNSVHPVFIKTPILDPFIAMAGGDEAKAAERLARGIPLKRIGEPDDVAYCVLYLASDESKFVTGSEFKIDGGMTAQ; this is encoded by the coding sequence ATGAGCGCCCAACATCCCGGCCGCGTCGCCGGCAAAAAGGTTCTGATCACGGGCGCCGCCGGCGGCCTGGGCGAGGCCATGGCCTTCATGATGGCGCGCGAGGGCGCGACCCTGGCCCTGTCCGACGTCGATGGCGACCGGGTCGTGGATCTGGCCCGCCGCGTCAACGCCCAGACCCCCGACGCGGCCTTCGCCTACGCCCACGACGTGGCCAGCGAGGACGACTGGGTCCGCGTGGTCGCCGACGCCGCGCGGGACCTGGGCGGCCTGTCGGTCCTGGTCAACAACGCGGGGGTCGGCGGCCCGCTGGCCTTCGTCGAACAGGACACGGTCCAGAACTGGCAGCGTCAGTACGAGATCAACCTGCGCTCCATCATGCTGGGCGCCAAACACGCCCTGCCGCATCTGCGCGCCTCAGCCCCGGCCTCCATCGTCAACATTTCTTCGATCGCCGGCTTGGCCGCCGCCCCCGGCATGGGCGCCTATAACGCCACCAAGGCCGGCGTCTGGATGTACACCAAGACCCTGGCGCTGGAGGCGGCCAAGGCGGACTGGAACGTGCGCTGCAACTCGGTCCACCCGGTCTTCATCAAGACCCCGATCCTGGACCCCTTCATCGCCATGGCCGGCGGGGACGAGGCCAAGGCCGCCGAACGCCTGGCGCGCGGCATTCCCCTGAAGCGGATCGGGGAGCCCGACGACGTCGCCTATTGCGTCCTCTATCTGGCGTCCGACGAATCCAAATTCGTCACGGGGTCCGAGTTCAAGATCGACGGCGGCATGACGGCCCAATAG
- a CDS encoding Crp/Fnr family transcriptional regulator produces the protein MRNNLWIADLDVEDRARIEPHLHLRDMARGQVLFDAGAPVDQVWFPLKGVVSLMTLLPDDKAVETAAIGREGLVGVTCGPMNARAVSRAVSQREGLAACCDAEAFGAALEVSDSLRLALSRYTEGLMAQVQQTAACNAQHTLDERLARWLLTLHDRAEDDRLDLTQADIAGMLGVRRATVSEVGAVLEKRGLIERGRGWLRVADREGLEAASCGCYGLMREVARELHLPRPQAA, from the coding sequence ATGAGAAACAATCTGTGGATCGCCGACCTAGACGTCGAGGACCGGGCGCGGATCGAGCCCCATCTGCACCTGCGCGACATGGCGCGGGGCCAGGTGCTGTTCGACGCCGGGGCGCCGGTGGACCAGGTCTGGTTTCCGCTGAAGGGCGTGGTCTCCCTGATGACCCTGCTTCCCGACGACAAGGCGGTGGAGACCGCCGCCATCGGCCGCGAAGGCTTGGTCGGGGTGACGTGCGGTCCGATGAACGCCCGCGCCGTCAGTCGTGCGGTCAGCCAGCGCGAGGGCTTGGCGGCCTGTTGCGACGCCGAGGCTTTCGGCGCGGCGCTGGAGGTCAGCGATAGCCTGCGCCTGGCCCTGTCGCGCTATACCGAAGGACTGATGGCCCAGGTGCAGCAGACCGCGGCCTGCAACGCCCAGCACACCCTGGACGAACGGCTGGCGCGCTGGCTTCTGACGCTGCACGACCGAGCCGAGGACGACCGGCTGGATCTGACCCAGGCCGACATCGCGGGCATGCTGGGGGTCCGGCGCGCCACGGTTTCCGAGGTCGGGGCGGTGCTGGAGAAGCGGGGCCTGATCGAGCGGGGGCGCGGTTGGCTCCGGGTCGCCGACCGCGAAGGGTTGGAGGCGGCGTCGTGCGGCTGTTACGGCCTGATGCGCGAAGTGGCTCGGGAGCTGCATCTTCCACGTCCTCAGGCGGCGTGA
- a CDS encoding electron transfer flavoprotein subunit beta/FixA family protein — protein MKVLVPVKRVIDYNVKARVKADQSGVDLANVKMSMNPFDEIAVEEAVRLKEGKEHHAAGTADEIVVVSIGVTQAQETIRTALAMGADRGLLIQSDTDLEPLAVAKLLKAVVEEEKPDLVLMGKQSIDGDNNAVGQMLAALLDWPQATFAGKLVIEGGKATVTREVDGGLQTLAAELPAVVTVDLRLNTPRYASLPNIMKAKKKEIALKAVADYGVDVADRLKVLKVTEPPKRSAGVKVADAAELVSKLKSAGAL, from the coding sequence ATGAAGGTACTCGTCCCCGTCAAACGGGTGATCGACTATAACGTCAAGGCCCGCGTGAAGGCGGACCAGTCGGGCGTCGATCTGGCCAACGTCAAGATGAGCATGAATCCCTTCGACGAGATCGCCGTCGAAGAGGCCGTGCGTCTAAAGGAAGGCAAGGAGCATCACGCGGCCGGAACGGCGGACGAGATCGTCGTGGTCTCCATCGGCGTGACCCAGGCCCAGGAGACGATCCGCACCGCCCTGGCCATGGGCGCGGATCGCGGTCTGCTGATCCAGTCGGACACGGACCTGGAGCCCTTGGCCGTCGCCAAGCTGCTGAAGGCGGTGGTCGAGGAGGAGAAGCCCGATCTGGTCCTGATGGGAAAACAGTCCATCGACGGCGACAACAATGCGGTGGGCCAGATGCTGGCCGCTCTTCTGGACTGGCCCCAGGCCACCTTCGCCGGGAAACTGGTCATCGAGGGCGGCAAGGCCACAGTCACGCGCGAGGTCGATGGCGGGCTGCAGACCCTCGCCGCCGAACTGCCGGCGGTCGTCACGGTGGATCTGCGGCTGAACACGCCGCGCTACGCCTCCCTGCCCAACATCATGAAGGCCAAGAAGAAGGAGATCGCCCTCAAGGCGGTCGCCGACTACGGCGTCGATGTCGCCGACCGTCTGAAGGTCCTCAAGGTCACGGAGCCGCCCAAGCGGTCGGCCGGGGTCAAGGTCGCCGATGCGGCCGAACTGGTTTCCAAGCTCAAGTCCGCGGGAGCGCTGTAA
- a CDS encoding siderophore-interacting protein, giving the protein MSARDIQRVRHALKFRALTVATVQDLTPSLRRVVLEGPDLEGFISLGFDDHVKIFPTAEGQPPILPTPGPDGPVFPEPRPTMRDYTPRAFDPAINRLTLDFVTGHGGPATEWAMAARPGAILGVGGPRGSFVVPTDYADHVLIGDETALPAIARRLEELPAQARAHAVIEVGTAADRIALESPSQAAVTWATRDGAPRGEGLALLEAAETALARVDSADAYVWIAAEAAVAKALRAVALDLGFSPRAMKAAGYWRRDEPGGEKISLD; this is encoded by the coding sequence ATGAGCGCCCGCGACATCCAGCGGGTCCGACATGCGCTGAAATTCCGCGCCCTGACCGTCGCCACGGTCCAGGACCTGACCCCCTCGCTGCGGCGTGTCGTGCTGGAAGGGCCGGATCTGGAAGGATTCATTTCTCTGGGCTTCGACGACCATGTGAAAATCTTCCCGACGGCGGAGGGCCAGCCGCCGATCCTGCCGACCCCTGGTCCGGACGGGCCGGTCTTTCCCGAGCCGCGCCCGACGATGCGCGATTATACCCCCCGCGCCTTCGACCCCGCGATCAACCGACTGACGCTGGACTTCGTAACGGGTCACGGCGGGCCCGCCACGGAATGGGCCATGGCCGCCCGGCCGGGCGCGATCCTGGGCGTGGGCGGACCGCGCGGTTCCTTCGTCGTGCCGACCGACTACGCCGACCACGTGCTGATCGGCGACGAGACGGCCCTGCCCGCCATCGCGCGACGGCTGGAGGAACTGCCCGCCCAGGCCCGCGCCCATGCGGTGATCGAGGTCGGGACCGCCGCCGACAGGATCGCTCTGGAAAGCCCGTCGCAGGCCGCCGTGACCTGGGCGACGCGCGACGGCGCGCCACGCGGCGAGGGTCTGGCCCTGCTGGAGGCGGCCGAAACCGCCCTGGCTAGGGTCGATTCGGCCGACGCCTATGTCTGGATCGCCGCAGAGGCGGCCGTGGCCAAGGCGCTGCGGGCGGTCGCGCTCGACCTCGGCTTCTCGCCCAGGGCGATGAAGGCGGCCGGCTATTGGCGGCGCGACGAGCCGGGCGGCGAAAAGATCAGCCTGGACTGA